The following are from one region of the Odontesthes bonariensis isolate fOdoBon6 chromosome 12, fOdoBon6.hap1, whole genome shotgun sequence genome:
- the ybey gene encoding endoribonuclease YbeY, which produces MGVVLRNLQKVVPLRRARLRKDIDTLRHILGIQKFDLGIICVDNHRIQQINHIYRKKNVPTDVLSFPFYEDLRPGKLPSPLHRDELNLGDIFLGVEFIMKQCRDESVELHGALTVVTAHGICHLLGYRHETDEEWAEMLQRESYILSEYSRLTGRHLEPLMKRCNQDR; this is translated from the exons ATGGGAGTCGTCCTGCGGAATCTCCAGAAGGTGGTACCTCTTCGGCGCGCGAGACTGCGAAAAGATATTGACACTCTGAGACATATACTGGGCATCCAGAAATTTGATTTGGGTATTATTTGCGTTGACAACCACAGGATTCAGCAAATTAATCACatttacagaaagaaaaatgtgcCAACGGATGTTCTCTCGTTTCCATTCTACGAG GACCTGAGACCTGGTAAACTGCCTTCCCCCCTTCACAGAGATGAACTGAACCTTGGGGACATTTTCCTTGGCGTGGAGTTTATTATGAAGCAGTGTCGGGACGAATCTGTTGAACTGCACGGTGCTCTTACA GTTGTCACTGCACATGGCATCTGTCACCTGTTGGGCTACAGACACGAGACAGATGAGGAATGGGCAGAG ATGCTGCAGAGGGAAAGTTACATTTTAAGTGAGTACAGCAGACTCACAGGCCGACATCTGGAGCCACTGATGAAGAGATGCAACCAAGATAGGTGA
- the mcm3ap gene encoding germinal-center associated nuclear protein, with protein MNPSNPFGSPQGAFQAPTSTMKTGLFQSFGQQSSSTQAQGMGFFQSSLFGQTSVMSQPASHGSNIFGQAPAFGQTPAQLPSLPVMSQHPAFGQPSSGMSSSSFSSSTTPGFGKNQGLGFAQTPAFGQSSAFDQAAGFGKQPAVFSQQSSTFGNSQMATGSTTTLGQSQPLNFGQSPFGQPSSTSAPPTVFGTTQNVTQSRAFGSSEFSFKPANEALFKPIFSASPEPNNPQTSLLSSSTFGGTGLQTSSNTISSTTTTTSFSLLTAGQSQSGPLGFNFSEPTAAPSISIQNDPPTGNGSGATNTLQFTFSQPAAPSSSCTTTSTTEPTTPSSFNFSAKTHQVQSGVLSVGASFGQPSVFGETKAKADTSTDDKGSTLVGQGDTNVFGRFIKGTKRKDDLTVSSSGLEKPTAEESDPPGADSPRHPSKRPLIRSRGLPGSLFTRALSGIRRDRTNPMKREVTKEVQKQAMDREEVQAQRDDLSATPPAMQLPSRDVLEKSEESDSAITPDPKAEGVTPLSRGVRRESLDSLSGMSPNDLTTIQCRNVPPTLNKKDVIEKHFARFGKLHKVFCRPAKNVAMVYFHDHAAAAKAKKKGKVLHRHELLLLWHKKKQSPRDKGNRPAAGKEEAEGENQEVAESMAASSPLRRPTLRPAVLSGSLIFSQSSPVRKSSPVKMLQFDLEPQKEISTETQSLERPVPISSSLLYLIGQVAETAEEKYRFLEQRDKILRQGRPKRTDLDLSSVFVGTCPDMCPEKERYMRETRKQLSIFEVIPNTEMVDPSAAIKEYSRSSADQEEPLPHELRPLPVLSMTMDYLVTQIMDQRENNYRDWYDFVWNRTRGIRKDITQQRLCCPHTVSLIEKCTRFHVHCAHHLCEEHMSSFDAKINNENMTKCLQSLKEMYEDLATHQTFCPSEAEFRQYNVLLRLNDGDILREVQHFRDEVRNSPEVKFAVKAFAAVSSNNFVRFFKLVKGASYLASCLLHRYFNQVRAKALKTLNLAHTVGKRSTPFPVDDVVRMLMFQNTAEAVDFVQQYGLNVNDGVVELSQIAFQEPELPLSQKKSEVILAKKMVLVGQVVNGGPLTNPPHHIPVCSFDSQNKYRGGEDSLAEPTASYNKAVAASVEVTAPPSIDMATPFVLVKADAPSAFALPPAVPTERGEPSEPYRPPAQPADSLQLFQPISQPGPVQPPPPLPKPQLVYADEDIVAELDCVIEEVVEAAVREVADAGASYAITALAESGVQVESLVSEVLEQMLQEISSNEIKLEQERVAQEKRKLEEARRMQEHEAFLAEFSCSLSAEIIHEVLDETIQETVSSEIQEAVNEKAKRVARCTEEVCTSLIEETLSTDIAMLVEDILEAQLQCIHKYIKRWRDVVAVRRQLKRQMRGFPAAPCCVDTRFKLKALAPSAPAQPSMADLARGLVNLGNAGTLALSSTRLLKMKREAIHQMRVHYYYQQLLEESAWAPLDLPTLVTENIHSAYDRTYWKALLLLPSDHESVASLADRILSDWLEVKLGGDTGSEEKPHGILQTLCVTNMLQEKERQTQKVYITVKASRGPLTEDNLSKVEDSSELQGTGALMMLLPALRTPMSGQEEQDVPLLSALLQLKQLQQANTWHCPLPLVLLVPGPNVGFVDEQKLEEVLMLHTLMKEGLISEYTFFFIPETTSDLQGSEQLRQAMCWLMSRAPPPFPLSCQTLVQLIEASLSREFSPRVYAHRQERAAAQLPSQDPASVIQLYNAVLAHVSDKVASQDLCSLSWPPSEFCLPDTRDFVPHLAWNSSHHLAWLRKAILSLQLPKWEQQCASESWSELCSCISHYAAMIPASHNSQPLLMSRLENLLERVRLKVQHTRAPGSMAAIANRSDEVQSAHAAFSRIPWDDFVVICVDHKLKDWQIPGPPTCEDAVTEDGEILVYFPSESLKGFEPPEEWNQAVRQTHRDKQPKENTSAASCAPSSRLSLRQRLFHSLAEPVESPTAPLDITYSPTAQELLAHKVLHSLQEEKAESKRSMEQLQRWLDGDPLDHLSIPLFIPSSTLLSVPTTMKCVSADKTQETGASQKAEVDELLEKAAWLKSPPVSLAWQLMDLERQISASQEEELACKLKLNGLLSIVDD; from the exons ATGAATCCATCCAATCCATTTGGCAGTCCTCAAGGAGCTTTCCAAGCTCCAACCAGCACCATGAAGACTGGTTTATTCCAATCATTTGGACAGCAGAGTTCCAGTACTCAGGCCCAAGGTATGGGTTTTTTTCAATCATCCTTGTTTGGACAGACGTCAGTTATGAGTCAACCTGCATCTCATGGAAGTAACATCTTTGGACAAGCCCCAGCTTTCGGACAGACGCCAGCCCAGCTACCGTCACTCCCTGTTATGAGCCAGCATCCAGCATTTGGACAGCCATCATCAGGAATGAGTAGCTCAAGTTTTAGTAGTAGTACAACTCCAGGTTTTGGAAAGAATCAGGGATTGGGTTTTGCGCAGACACCTGCATTTGGGCAATCCTCTGCATTTGACCAGGCTGCAGGATTTGGCAAACAACCAGCTGTGTTTAGCCAGCAGTCCTCTACCTTTGGGAACTCTCAGATGGCTACAGGTTCCACCACTACCCTTGGGCAGTCTCAGCCACTTAATTTTGGACAATCTCCGTTTGGACAACCATCCTCTACCAGTGCCCCCCCCACTGTATTTGGGACAACCCAGAACGTGACCCAGAGCAGAGCATTTGGTTCATCAGAGTTCAGTTTCAAGCCAGCCAATGAGGCTCTTTTCAAACCCATCTTCAGTGCAAGCCCTGAGCCAAATAACCCCCAAACTTCTTTATTGTCTAGCTCAACTTTTGGTGGCACTGGGCTCCAGACAAGTTCCAACACCATTAGTAGCACCACCACCACAACTAGCTTTTCTCTATTGACTGCCGGTCAATCTCAGTCTGGGCCACTGGGCTTCAATTTCTCAGAACCGACTGCAGCCCCCTCCATTTCCATTCAAAATGATCCACCAACTGGGAATGGCAGCGGTGCAACTAACACTCTTCAGTTCACCTTTTCTCAGCCAGCTGCCCCTTCCAGCTCCTGCACCACAACTTCCACCACAGAGCCCACAACCCCATCATCTTTCAATTTTTCAGCCAAGACCCACCAGGTTCAGTCAGGAGTCTTATCAGTTGGAGCTAGTTTTGGTCAGCCCTCAGTTTTTGGTGAGACCAAAGCTAAAGCAGATACTAGCACTGACGATAAAGGGAGTACCCTTGTAGGCCAAGGAGATACAAATGTATTTGGACGATTTATCAAGGGCACCAAGCGCAAGGATGATCTAACAGTTTCTAGCTCAGGGCTGGAGAAACCAACAGCTGAGGAGAGTGATCCACCTGGAGCAGATTCACCAAGACATCCTTCAAAGAGGCCTCTAATAAGATCCCGTGGCCTGCCTGGGAGCTTATTTACCCGGGCACTAAGCGGTATTCGTAGAGATCGCACAAACCCAATGAAGCGAGAGGTCACAAAGGAGGTTCAGAAGCAGGCAATGGATAGGGAAGAAGTCCAAGCTCAGCGTGATGACCTGTCTGCTACACCACCTGCCATGCAGCTGCCAAGCAGAGATGTGTTGGAAAAATCTGAAGAGTCAG ATTCAGCTATTACTCCTGACCCAAAGGCTGAAGGAGTGACCCCTTTGAGTCGTGGTGTACGCAGGGAGAGCTTGGACAGCTTGAGTGGCATGTCTCCCAATGACCTCACCACCATCCAGTGCAGGAATGTGCCTCCAACCCTCAACAAAAAGGACGTGATCGAGAAACACTTTGCTCGTTTTGGTAAACTCCACAAGGTCTTCTGCCGGCCTGCTAAGAATGTGGCCATGGTATACTTTCACGACCAT GCAGCCGCTGCAAAAGCCAAGAAGAAAGGCAAAGTCCTCCATAGACATGAGCTCCTCCTTTTGTGGCATAAAAAGAAGCAGA GTCCTAGGGACAAAGGGAACAGACCTGcagcaggaaaggaggaggcagAAGGAGAAAATCAGGAAGTTGCAGAGTCCATGGCCGCTTCCTCCCCACTCAGAAGGCCTACACTCAGACCTGCAGTGCTCAGTGGCTCACTCATCTTCAGCCAAAG TTCTCCAGTCAGGAAGTCATCCCCAGTCAAGATGCTGCAGTTTGACTTGGAGCCCCAGAAAGAGATCAGCACCGAGACCCAGAGTCTGGAGCGCCCtgtccccatctcctcctcccttctctaCCTCATTGGCCAGGTGGCTGAGACTGCGGAGGAGAAATACCGTTTCCTGGAGCAGAGAGACAAGATCTTGCGTCAAG GTCGACCCAAGCGGACAGACCTGGATCTGTCAAGTGTTTTTGTGGGGACGTGTCCTGACATGTGTCCAGAGAAGGAGAGGTACATGAGGGAAACGCGGAAGCAGCTCAGCATATTCGAGGTTATCCCCAACACGGAGATG GTGGATCCCTCGGCAGCCATCAAGGAGTACAGCCGCTCATCGGCCGATCAAGAGGAGCCCCTGCCCCATGAGCTGCGCCCCCTGCCTGTTCTCAGCATGACCATGGACTACTTGGTGACTCAGATCATGGATCAAAGGGAAAACAACTACCGGGACTGGTATGACTTTGTGTGGAACAGGACTCGTGGCATTCGCAAG GACATTACCCAGCAGCGCCTATGCTGCCCTCACACGGTGTCACTCATTGAAAAGTGCACACGTTTCCACGTGCACTGTGCCCACCACCTCTGCGAAGAGCATATGTCATCATTTGACGCTAAAATCAACAACGAGAACATGACAAAGTGCCTGCAGAGTCTGAAGGAAATGTACGAGGACCTGGCAACGCATCAAACCTTTTGCCCCAGTGAGGCTGAGTTCCGTCAGTATAATGTGCTGCTGAGACTCAATGACGGTGACATCCTGCG CGAGGTGCAGCACTTCCGTGATGAGGTGCGCAACTCCCCTGAGGTGAAGTTTGCAGTTAAAGCTTTTGCTGCCGTCAGCAGCAACAACTTTGTGCGCTTCTTCAAGCTGGTGAAAGGAGCCTCTTATCTCGCCAGCTGCCTCTTGCACAGATACTTCAATCAG GTCAGAGCTAAAGCACTGAAGACCCTAAACCTGGCTCACACTGTGGGTAAACGATCGACACCATTTCCAGTTGACGATGTGGTTCGAATGCTAATGTTCCAAAACACTGCAGAAGCAGTCGACTTCGTCCAGCAATACGGACTCAACGTTAACGACGG TGTGGTGGAGCTGAGTCAAATAGCCTTTCAGGAACCAGAACTCCCCCTGTCCCAGAAGAAGTCAGAGGTGATCCTCGCAAAGAAAATGGTGCTGGTTGGGCAGGTGGTGAATGGAGGCCCTCTGACGAACCCTCCTCACCACATCCCCGTCTGTAGTTTTGACTCTCAGAATAAATACCGTGGAGGAGAGGACTCACTGGCTGAGCCCACTGCAAGCTACAATAAAG CTGTTGCTGCCAGTGTGGAGGTTACAGCACCACCCAGCATCGATATGGCAACTCCGTTTGTGTTGGTCAAGGCGGATGCTCCCTCTGCGTTTGCGCTACCTCCAGCTGTTCCAACTGAGAGAGGAGAGCCCAGTGAGCCATACCGTCCTCCGGCCCAACCAGCAGACTCCCTGCAGCTGTTCCAACCAATCTCTCAACCTGGGCCTGTCCAACCACCGCCGCCTCTGCCAAAACCTCAGCTAGTGTACGCTGATGAG GACATTGTGGCTGAACTTGACTGTGTGATAGAAGAGGTGGTTGAAGCAGCAGTGAGGGAGGTGGCTGATGCTGGCGCTAGCTATGCCATAACAGCTCTTGC GGAGAGTGGTGTGCAGGTGGAGTCACTGGTGAGTGAGGTTTTGGAACAGATGTTGCAGGAGATTTCCTCCAATGAGATCAAGTTGGAGCAAGAGCGTGTTGCACAAGAAAAGCGCAAGCTTGAAGAAGCAAG GAGGATGCAGGAGCACGAGGCCTTCCTGGCTGAGTTCAGCTGCTCTCTCTCCGCAGAGATCATCCATGAAGTGCTGGATGAGACCATACAGGAGACGGTCTCCTCTGAGATTCA GGAGGCAGTCAATGAGAAAGCCAAACGTGTGGCTCGATGCACAGAGGAGGTCTGCACCAGTCTAATTGAAGAGACTTTGAGTACAGACATTGCTATGTTGGTGGAGGACATCCTTGAAGCTCAGTTACAATGTATCCACAAGTATATTAAAAG GTGGCGTGATGTAGTGGCGGTTCGTCGTCAGCTGAAGCGACAGATGCGAGGTTTTCCTGCAGCTCCTTGCTGCGTTGACACTCGCTTCAAACTGAAGGCTCTCGCTCCCAGTGCCCCTGCTCAGCCCTCCATGGCAGATCTGGCCCGTGGGTTGGTCAACCTGGGAAACGCTGGCACATTGGCATTGTCCAGCACCAG GTTGTTGAAAATGAAACGAGAAGCAATCCACCAGATGAGAGTCCACTACTATTATCAGCAGCTGCTTGA GGAGTCTGCATGGGCTCCACTTGATCTTCCAACACTGGTGACAGAAAATATCCACTCTGCATATGACCGGACCTATTGGAAAGCTCTGCTGCTTTTACCCAGTGACCACGAAAGTGTCGCCAGCCTGGCAGACAG GATCCTGTCAGACTGGCTGGAGGTGAAACTTGGTGGTGACACTGGGTCAGAGGAGAAGCCTCATGGCATACTGCAGACACTGTGTGTCACCAACATGCTGCAGGAGAAAGAACGGCAAACTCAGAAAGTCTACATTACCGTCAAG GCGTCCCGAGGCCCTCTGACTGAAGACAACCTGTCCAAAGTTGAGGACTCTTCCGAACTTCAGGGGACAGGAGCCCTCATGATGTTGCTCCCTGCGCTGCGTACACCAATGTCTGGGCAGGAGGAGCAGGATGTACCTCTGCTGTCAGCTTTACTTcagctcaaacagctgcagcaagCTAACACCTGGCACTGCCCACTGCCTCTTGTTCTTCTGGTGCCAGGGCCCAATGTTGGTTTTGTCGATGAACAGAAACTTGAAGAAG TCCTCATGCTCCACACTCTGATGAAGGAAGGGCTAATATCAGAGTACACATTCTTCTTCATACCTGAGACCACAAGTGACCTGCAGGGATCCGAACAG TTAAGACAGGCTATGTGTTGGCTGATGTCCCGTGCTCCGCCACCCTTTCCACTCTCATGCCAAACCTTGGTGCAGCTCATTGAGGCCAGTTTGAGTCGTGAATTCAGTCCCAGAGTTTACGCCCACCGGCAGGAGCGAGCTGCTGCCCAACTTCCATCTCAGGACCCAGCCTCTGTCATCCAGCTCTACAATGCTGTCCTGGCTCACGTTTCTGACAAAGTTGCCTCTCAGGATCTTTGCTCACTCTCATGGCCACCAAGTGAATTCTGCCTGCCTGATACCCGTGACTTTGTCCCCCATCTGGCCTGGAACTCTTCTCATCATCTGGCCTGGCTGCGTAaagccattctcagcctgcagCTGCCAAAGTGGGAGCAGCAATGTGCATCAG AGTCGTGGTCAGAACTCTGCTCCTGCATCTCTCATTATGCTGCTATGATCCCTGCATCGCATAACAGCCAGCCTCTCCTAATGTCACGGCTGGAGAACCTTCTGGAAAGGGTCCGGCTGAAGGTACAGCATACCCGAGCCCCTGGTTCCATGGCAGCCATTGCAAACCGTAGCGATGAAGTGCAGAGTGCACATGCTGCCTTCAGTCGAATTCCATGGGATGATTTTGTGGTTATATGTGTCGACCACAAGCTGAAAGACTGGCAGATACCTGGACCACCTACCTGTGAAG ATGCAGTGACGGAGGATGGGGAGATCCTGGTTTACTTCCCCTCAGAGTCACTGAAGGGCTTTGAGCCACCTGAAGAATGGAACCAGGCTGTCAGACAAACGCACAGAGACAAGCAGCCGAAGGAGAA CACAAGTGCAGCTTCCTGTGCACCATCATCCAGACTGTCTCTGAGACAGAGGTTGTTCCACAGTCTGGCAGAGCCTGTCGAGTCACCAACGGCTCCACTAGACATCACATATTCTCCAACAGCACAAGAGCTGCTGGCCCACAAAGTCCTCCATAGCTTACAGGAAGAGAAGGCTGAAAGCAAGAG GAGCATGGAGCAGCTTCAGCGCTGGCTGGATGGTGACCCCTTGGACCACTTGTCTATTCCACTCTTCATTCCATCCTCCACCCTGCTGTCAGTACCTACAACCATGAAGTGTGTGTCCGCAGACAAAACTCAAGAGACTGGTGCCTCACAG AAGGCAGAGGTTGATGAGCTGCTGGAAAAAGCAGCATGGCTTAAGAGCCCTCCTGTGTCTTTGGCGTGGCAACTGATGGATCTGGAGCGACAGATTTCAGCAAGCCAAGAGGAAGAGCTGGCCTGTAAACTGAAGCTGAATGGTCTGCTGAGCATTGTAGATGACTGA